In Amphiprion ocellaris isolate individual 3 ecotype Okinawa chromosome 3, ASM2253959v1, whole genome shotgun sequence, one genomic interval encodes:
- the LOC129348306 gene encoding uncharacterized protein DDB_G0271670-like — translation MKRTSAYSRYRTSTRPTSLTSSPPPSKLPRCASPLSPLSSTSPSRSPSMLSPLAASFFPSRDSLSFSSSSSSPSMLSPLAASFFPSRDSLSSSSSSSSSSSSSSSPSSSSSSSSSSSPSSSSSSSSSSSSSSSSSSSSSSSSSPSSSSSSSSSSSSSSSSSSSSSSSSSSSSSSSSSSSSSPLASPFSPHSSSSSSHSSFIPVPLPLSPSLPRPLSLLLPFSPVSFCSSPPSHSSFSPHPPIVSPPPPPVSPPPLVSPPPSPPVSPPPPVSPPPLPPLPLYSPISSWSSSPSYSSFSPHPPIVSPPPSPPVSPPPLPPLPLYSPISSWSSSPSYSSFSPLPPIVLPPPSPPVSPPPSPSVSPPPPPPPISLPPPPFSPISSRSSSPSPSCFRIPPFYLTPLPPLLSPLSSSPSSHSSFSPIPPSRFTPSSPSSHSSFSPIPPSRFTPSSPSSHSSFSPIPPSRFPPSSSSSAPSSPLLDPPPPPLTGRWILWMLEDENKLFALRRLSPLSSTEPFSVEWAPDKPAGAPPIKPTNGSVSLSPQEPQQQGRPTLASRATTKPRAKVVAPVPKWGPALAPRPAAKPGAKAVGPVPKWVRNIRAILKERQRQRGCPKGKR, via the exons ATGAAG aGGACCTCGGCCTACTCCAGGTACCGCACATCCACACGTCCAACCTCTCTCAcctcctctccccctccctccaaGCTTCCTCGCTGTGCttcccccctctctcctctctcctctacCTCCCCCTCTCGCTCTCCCTCCATGCTTTCCCCTCTCGCTGCCTCCTTCTTTCCCTCTCGCGattccctctccttctcctcctcttcctcctctccctccatgCTTTCCCCTCTCGCTGCCTCCTTCTTTCCCTCTCGCGattccctctcttcctcctcctcttcctcctcctcttcctcctcctcttcctccccctcctcctcttcctcatcctcctcctcttcctccccctcctcctcttcctcctcctcctcctcttcctcctcctcttcctcctcctcctcctcctcctcctcctcttcctccccctcctcctcttcctcctcctcctcttcttcctcctcctcttcttcctcctcctcctcctcttcctcctcctcctcttcctcctcctcttcctcctcctcctcctcctcttcccccctCGCCTCCCCGTTCTCTCCTcactcctcatcctcatcctctcaCTCTTCTTTTATTCccgtccctctccctctctctccttcccttccccgtcctctttctcttcttctcccaTTCTCTCCTGTCTCCTTCTGCTCCTCACCCCCCTCtcactcttctttttctccccaTCCTCCCatcgtctctcctcctcctccccccgtctctcctcctcctctcgtctctcctcctccttctccccctgtctctcctcctcctcccgtctctcctcctcctcttcctcctcttcccctaTACTCTCCTATCTCCTCCTggtcctcctctccctcttactcttctttttctccccaTCCTCCCatcgtctctcctcctccttcgccccccgtctctcctcctcctcttcctcctcttcccctaTACTCTCCTATCTCCTCCTGGTCCTCGTCTCCCTCTtactcttctttttctccccttcCTCCCATCGTCTtgcctcctccttctccccccgtctctcctcctccttctccctccgtctctcctcctcctcctcctccccccatctctcttcctcctcccccatTCTCTCCTATCTCCTCCcgctcctcctccccctctccctcttgCTTCCGCATCCCTCCCTTCTACCTcactcctctccctcccctcctctctcctctgtcctcctccccctcctctcactcttctttttctcccattCCTCCCTCCCGCTTTactccctcctccccctcctctcactcttctttttctcccattCCTCCCTCTCGCTTTactccctcctccccctcctctcactcttctttttctcccattCCTCCCTCCCgctttcctccctcctcctcttcctctgctccttcttctcctctcctggatcctcctccaccaccactgACCGGGCGCTGGATTCTCTGGATGTTAGAGGATGAGAACAAACTATTCGCCCTTCGGAGGCTCTCTCCACTCTCCTCCACCGAACCGTTTTCTGTTGAGTGGGCTCCTGACAAACCTGCAGGAGCGCCTCCTATCAAACCAACTAACGGTTCTGTCAGTTTGTCTCCACAGGAGCCCCAGCAGCAAGGGAGGCCCACTTTGGCTTCTCGGGCCACTACCAAGCCTCGTGCGAAGGTAGTGGCTCCGGTTCCAAAGTGGGGGCCCGCTTTGGCTCCGCGGCCCGCTGCCAAGCCTGGTGCAAAGGCAGTGGGTCCGGTTCCAAAGTGGGTAAGGAACATACGGGCCATCCTCAAGGAGAGGCAGAGGCAACGTGGCTGCCCGAAAGGTAAGAGGTAA